The Calypte anna isolate BGI_N300 chromosome 20, bCalAnn1_v1.p, whole genome shotgun sequence genome includes a region encoding these proteins:
- the BIRC7 gene encoding baculoviral IAP repeat-containing protein 7 has translation MGDMTPAEEMELRASHCHLFDSSMRSEARRLSTFWLWPSTSPVAARDLVKAGFFFVGPRDEVQCFCCGGVLKDWAAGDCPVAEHLKFFPSCKFICGEDVGNQEMFPLQEIFDTVDGQFLSLLPGIESEETALPNEPEYPELGTEEMRLSTFQNWPQSTDLHPEQLARAGFFYTGQGDVVRCFYCDGGVRNWAFGDDPWREHAKWYPECEFLLQSKGREFVRSVQDYFSSTSRSPGDSWDQLEHSSFAFQDPLRNWELQAHPPWDQLPVGQEGFAPSWAAHPGEQSWRLSGIFCFAEPDPVFQLLLPAWKVSSSAERSRDADQGETEPSSSRRETQSVERKESEESGMSTEEQLRRLREERMCKVCMDRDVAVVFVPCGHLVACGECALNLRSCPICRAAIRGTVRTFMS, from the exons ATGGGGGACATGACAccagcagaggagatggagctgaGGGCTTCTCACTGCCATCTCTTTGATTCCAGCATGAGGAGTGAGGCAAGAAGGCTCTCGACTTTTTGGCTCTGGCCAAGCACCTCACCCGTGGCTGCTCGAGATCTGGTcaaagctgggtttttttttgtgggtccAAGAGATGAAGTGCAGTGTTTCTGCTGTGGGGGTGTCCTAAAGGATTGGGCAGCTGGGGATTGTCCAGTGGCTGAGCACCTGAAGTTCTTCCCTTCCTGCAAATTCATCTGTGGCGAGGATGTTGGGAACCAGGAGATGTTTCCTCTGCAGGAAATCTTTGACACTGTGGATGGACAATTCCTCAGCCTTTTGCCAGGGATAGAGAGTGAGGAGACAGCTCTGCCCAATGAGCCAGAATACCCAGAGCTGGGCACTGAGGAGATGAGATTATCTACATTTCAGAACTGGCCCCAATCTACTGATCTGCATCCTGAGCAGCTGGCTAGAGCAGGATTCTTTTACACTG GACAAGGTGATGTAGTGAGGTGTTTTTACTGTGATGGAGGTGTGAGGAATTGGGCCTTTGGAGATGATCCTTGGAGGGAACATGCTAAATGGTACCCAGA GTGTGAATTCCTATTGCAGTCAAAGGGGAGAGAATTTGTTAGAAGTGTTCAGGATTACTTTTCTAGCACCTCAAGATCTCCA GGAGATTCCTGGGATCAGCTGGAACactcttcctttgctttccaaG ATCCTCTGAGGAACTGGGAATTGCAGGCTCATCCTCCTTGGGATCAGCTCcctgtggggcaggagggctTTGCCCCCAGCTGGGCAGCTCacccaggagagcagagctggaggctgagtgggattttctgctttgctgagcCTGACCCTGtgtttcagctgcttctgccagCCTGGAAagtcagcagcagtgcagagagaagcagag ATGCTGATCAGGGGGAGACTGAACCATCGAGTTCAAGAAGAGAAACACAGTCTGTGGAACGCAAGGAATCAG AGGAGTCTGGGATGAGCACAGAAGAGCAGCTCCGCCGCCTGCGAGAGGAGAGGATGTGCAAAGTGTGCATGGACAGGGATGTGGCTGTTGTCTTTGTGCCTTGTGGCCACCTGGTAGCTTGTGGAGAATGTGCCCTCAATCTCAGATCTTGTCCCATCTGCAGAGCAGCCATCCGAGGAACTGTGAGGACTTTCATGTCCTGA